A portion of the Tiliqua scincoides isolate rTilSci1 chromosome 3, rTilSci1.hap2, whole genome shotgun sequence genome contains these proteins:
- the DIPK2A gene encoding divergent protein kinase domain 2A, whose translation MLRLVSLKLGRLYRYAKLAALGILAAALALNSPALLASLQRNELAERRFLQLNKCPACWGTSWCRKFLNGQLRLESWGRLRLLDFLNVKNVYFARYGEPREGSRRVVLKRLGSARELAELDAKICRRATGRGRCDLLPALHATEFAGINGDVRLLTPDAVEGWSDLVHCPSQRLLDRLVRRYAETKDSGSFLLRNLKDSERMQLLITLAFNPEPLVLQSFPSDEGWPFAKYLGACGRMVAVNYVGEELWSYFTAPWEKRVDLAWQLMEIAEQLTNNDFEFALYLLDVSFDNFAVGPRDGKVIIVDAENVLVADKRLIKQNKPENWDVWYESKFDDCDKEACLSFSKEILCTRVTVDHNYYAICQNLLSRHATWRGTSGGLLHDPPAEIAKDGRLEALLDECANPKKRYGRFQAAKELREYLGRLSNNVR comes from the exons ATGCTGCGGCTGGTGTCGCTGAAGTTGGGGCGGCTGTACCGCTACGCGAAGCTGGCGGCGCTGGGCATCCTGGCGGCGGCGCTGGCCCTGAACTCGCCGGCGCTGCTGGCCTCGCTGCAGCGGAACGAGCTGGCGGAGCGGCGCTTCCTGCAGCTGAACAAGTGCCCGGCCTGCTGGGGCACCAGCTGGTGCCGCAAGTTCCTAAACGGCCAGCTGCGGCTGGAGAGCTGGGGCCGCCTGCGCCTGCTGGACTTCCTCAACGTCAAGAACGTCTACTTCGCGCGCTACGGGGAGCCCCGCGAGGGCAGCCGCCGCGTCGTGCTCAAGCGCCTGGGCTCCGCGCGCGAGCTGGCCGAGCTCGACGCCAAGATCTGCCGGCGCGCCACCGGGAGGGGGCGCTGCGACCTGCTCCCGGCCCTGCACGCCACCGAGTTCGCCGGCATCAACGGCGACGTCCGTCTGCTCACCCCCGACGCGGTGGAGGGCTGGTCGGACCTGGTGCACTGCCCCTCGCAGCGCCTGCTCGACCGCCTCGTGCGCCGCTACGCCGAGACCAAGGACTCCGGCAGCTTCCTGCTGCGCAACCTCAAGGACTCGGAGCGCATGCAGCTCCTCATTACGCTCGCCTTCAACCCCGAGCCCCTCGTGCTGCAG AGTTTTCCCTCAGATGAGGGCTGGCCATTTGCAAAGTATTTGGGAGCATGTGGAAGAATGGTGGCTGTGAACTATGTGGGAGAAGAACTCTGGAGTTACTTCACTGCCCCATGGGAAAAACGAGTGGACCTGGCATGGCAGTTAATGGAAATTGCAGAGCAGCTAACAAACAATGACTTTGAATTTGCACTCTACCTCCTTGATGTCAGCTTTGACAACTTTGCAGTAGGCCCAAGAGATGGCAAGGTCATCATTGTGGATGCTGAAAATGTTTTGGTGGCAGATAAAAGGTTAATCAAACAAA ATAAGCCTGAAAACTGGGATGTATGGTATGAAAGCAAGTTTGATGACTGTGATAAGGAAGCTTGTCTTTCTTTCTCAAAGGAAATTTTGTGCACTCGTGTCACTGTGGACCACAACTACTATGCTATTTGCCAGAACCTTTTATCAAGACATGCCACCTGGCGTGGCACTTCTGGAGGTCTTCTTCATGATCCTCCAGCTGAAATTGCCAAAGATGGTCGACTTGAGGCCTTGCTGGATGAGTGTGCCAATCCAAAGAAGCGATATGGTAGATTCCAAGCTGCAAAAGAACTTCGTGAATACCTTGGACGGCTAAGTAATAACGTGAGGTAG